A genome region from Anastrepha obliqua isolate idAnaObli1 chromosome 4, idAnaObli1_1.0, whole genome shotgun sequence includes the following:
- the LOC129245083 gene encoding ATP-dependent zinc metalloprotease YME1L isoform X1 has protein sequence MFCAYSHLGNLGRKPTHNRYIARTRTAGERKRIGEATSYQFDVLRDLSQLINKCPRNVRRIIEHNASSQAFFNPLRINDILSRTKATITAKGISVSVDVGLPMRKRAKHLIGITFSACGPKNSHLLSPLIGQQIELSRHFKTDRSIAAEMKRNPTIFSRLKTAFGGHPQKLETDLSHAQADTIKKLLQKSGEQGQKKNEVDNIKIAFAEGYLAAANSDESPKSGKTMKYLKVFQQLLVIVVFIGIFLSLFSSSNGSMFSRIQLGNQVEVDPEEIHVTFDDVKGCDEAKQELKEVVEFLKNPEKFSNLGGKLPKGVLLVGPPGTGKTLLARAVAGEANVPFFHAAGPEFDEVLVGQGARRVRDLFKAAKQRAPCVIFIDEIDSVGAKRTNSVLHPYANQTINQLLAEMDGFHQNTGVIVLGATNRRDDLDQALLRPGRFDVEVVVSTPDFTGRKEILTLYLAKILHDEIDLDMLARGTSGFTGADLENMINQAALRAAIDGAETVTMKHLESARDKVLMGPERKARLPDEEANLITAYHEGGHAIVAYYTKESHPLHKVTIMPRGPSLGHTAYIPEKERYHVTKAQLLAMMDTMMGGRAAEELIFGTEKITSGASSDLKQATSIATHMVKDWGMSEKVGLRTFDSAKGLIAAESLGPNTVEIVDLEIKRILNESYERAKAILKKHTREHKALAEALLKYETLDAEDIKAIMNDSH, from the exons atgtttTGTGCGTATTCACATTTGGGAAACTTGGGGCGTAAGCCGACACATAACCGTTACATTGCTAGGACGAGAACAGCTGGTGAAAGGAAAAGGATAGGAGAAGCAAC ATCCTACCAATTCGATGTATTGAGGGATTTATCACAACTTATAAACAAGTGCCCCCGCAATGTGAGACGCATCATTGAGCACAACGCAAGTTCTCAAGCCTTCTTCAACCCGCTGCGTATAAACGATATATTATCCAGGACGAAAGCCACAATTACTGCGAAAGGTATAAGTGTAAGTGTGGATGTGGGCTTGCCAATGCGGAAGCGTGCCAAACATTTGATTGGCATTACGTTCAGTGCCTGTGGTCCGAAGAATTCCCACTTACTTTCCCCGCTTATTGGCCAACAAAT CGAGCTATCGCGCCATTTCAAAACCGACCGTTCTATTGCGGCTGAAATGAAGAGAAACCCCACAATCTTCTCTCGGCTGAAGACAGCTTTTGGAGGTCATCCACAAAAACTAGAGACAGATTTGTCTCATGCACAAGCTGATACTATTAAAAAGTTGCTTCAAAAAAGTGGTGAACAAGGACAAAAGAAAAATGAG gtgGACAACATCAAAATAGCTTTCGCAGAAGGTTACTTGGCTGCTGCAAACTCCGACGAGTCTCCAAAATCTGGAAAAACCATGAAATACCTAAAA GTTTTCCAGCAACTTTTGGTGATTGTTGTTTTCATTGGCATTTTTCTAAGCTTGTTTTCATCGTCAAACGGATCGATGTTCAG TAGAATACAATTGGGTAATCAAGTAGAAGTAGATCCCGAAGAAATACATGTAACGTTTGACGATGTAAAAGGATGTGATGAAGCTAAACAAGAATTAAAAGAGGTCGTGGAGTTTCTCAAAAATCctgaaaagttttcaaatttggGAGGAAAATTGCCAAAAGGCGTTTTATTAGTGGGACCTCCAGGTACCGGAAAAACATTGCTCGCACGAGCTGTTGCTGGCGAAGCAAATGTACCATTCTTCCATGCCGCCGGCCCAGAATTCGATGAGGTGCTGGTTGGTCAAGGCGCAAGGCGAGTACGCGACCTATTTA AAGCGGCAAAACAGCGGGCTCCTTGTGTGATCTTTATTGACGAAATCGATTCAGTAGGGGCGAAGCGAACGAATTCAGTTTTGCATCCGTATGCCAACCAGACAATTAATCAGTTGTTAGCTGAAATGGATGGCTTCCACCAGAATACAGGCGTAATAGTGCTGGGTGCTACAAATAGACGCGATGACCTAGATCAAGCATTGCTGCGTCCAGGCCGTTTTGACGTTGAA GTCGTTGTTTCCACGCCAGATTTTACTGGCCGAAAGGAGATACTTACACTGTATTTGGCGAAAATCCTTCATGATGAAATCGACTTGGATATGTTGGCCAGAGGTACATCCGGTTTCACGGGTGCAGATTTGGAGAATATGATCAACCAAGCAGCTTTAAG GGCCGCTATTGATGGCGCTGAAACCGTAACAATGAAACATTTAGAAAGTGCACGAGATAAAGTTCTTATGGGACCCGAAAGAAAAGCTCGACTGCCAGACGAAGAGGCAAATCTCATTACAGCTTACCACGAAGGTGGCCACGCTATTGTTGCTTATTATACTAAG GAGTCCCATCCGTTACATAAAGTTACAATTATGCCACGAGGTCCTTCACTCGGTCACACAGCGTATATACCTGAAAAGGAACGCTATCACGTGACTAAAGCTCAACTATTAGCCATGATGGACACTATGATGGGCGGACGCGCAGCGGAGGAGTTGATATTTGGTACAGAGAAAATCACATCGGGCGCGAGTAGTGACTTAAAACAAGCTACTTCTATAGCTACACATATGGTTAAGGACTGGGGTATGTCGGAGAAAGTGGGCCTTCGTACATTCGACAGCGCGAAAGGACTTATTGCGGCAGAATCGCTGGGTCCTAATACAGTGGAAATAGTTGACTTGGAGATAAAGCGAATTTTAAATGAAAGCTACGAACGCGCTaaagcaatattaaaaaaacacaccAGAGAGCATAAAGCGCTAGCGGAGGCATTGCTGAAGTACGAAACTCTCGACGCAGAAGATATAAAGGCTATAATGAACGATTCGCATTAG
- the LOC129245083 gene encoding ATP-dependent zinc metalloprotease YME1L isoform X2, translated as MFCAYSHLGNLGRKPTHNRYIARTRTAGERKRIGEATSYQFDVLRDLSQLINKCPRNVRRIIEHNASSQAFFNPLRINDILSRTKATITAKGISVSVDVGLPMRKRAKHLIGITFSACGPKNSHLLSPLIGQQIELSRHFKTDRSIAAEMKRNPTIFSRLKTAFGGHPQKLETDLSHAQADTIKKLLQKSGEQGQKKNEVDNIKIAFAEGYLAAANSDESPKSGKTMKYLKVFQQLLVIVVFIGIFLSLFSSSNGSMFRIQLGNQVEVDPEEIHVTFDDVKGCDEAKQELKEVVEFLKNPEKFSNLGGKLPKGVLLVGPPGTGKTLLARAVAGEANVPFFHAAGPEFDEVLVGQGARRVRDLFKAAKQRAPCVIFIDEIDSVGAKRTNSVLHPYANQTINQLLAEMDGFHQNTGVIVLGATNRRDDLDQALLRPGRFDVEVVVSTPDFTGRKEILTLYLAKILHDEIDLDMLARGTSGFTGADLENMINQAALRAAIDGAETVTMKHLESARDKVLMGPERKARLPDEEANLITAYHEGGHAIVAYYTKESHPLHKVTIMPRGPSLGHTAYIPEKERYHVTKAQLLAMMDTMMGGRAAEELIFGTEKITSGASSDLKQATSIATHMVKDWGMSEKVGLRTFDSAKGLIAAESLGPNTVEIVDLEIKRILNESYERAKAILKKHTREHKALAEALLKYETLDAEDIKAIMNDSH; from the exons atgtttTGTGCGTATTCACATTTGGGAAACTTGGGGCGTAAGCCGACACATAACCGTTACATTGCTAGGACGAGAACAGCTGGTGAAAGGAAAAGGATAGGAGAAGCAAC ATCCTACCAATTCGATGTATTGAGGGATTTATCACAACTTATAAACAAGTGCCCCCGCAATGTGAGACGCATCATTGAGCACAACGCAAGTTCTCAAGCCTTCTTCAACCCGCTGCGTATAAACGATATATTATCCAGGACGAAAGCCACAATTACTGCGAAAGGTATAAGTGTAAGTGTGGATGTGGGCTTGCCAATGCGGAAGCGTGCCAAACATTTGATTGGCATTACGTTCAGTGCCTGTGGTCCGAAGAATTCCCACTTACTTTCCCCGCTTATTGGCCAACAAAT CGAGCTATCGCGCCATTTCAAAACCGACCGTTCTATTGCGGCTGAAATGAAGAGAAACCCCACAATCTTCTCTCGGCTGAAGACAGCTTTTGGAGGTCATCCACAAAAACTAGAGACAGATTTGTCTCATGCACAAGCTGATACTATTAAAAAGTTGCTTCAAAAAAGTGGTGAACAAGGACAAAAGAAAAATGAG gtgGACAACATCAAAATAGCTTTCGCAGAAGGTTACTTGGCTGCTGCAAACTCCGACGAGTCTCCAAAATCTGGAAAAACCATGAAATACCTAAAA GTTTTCCAGCAACTTTTGGTGATTGTTGTTTTCATTGGCATTTTTCTAAGCTTGTTTTCATCGTCAAACGGATCGATGTTCAG AATACAATTGGGTAATCAAGTAGAAGTAGATCCCGAAGAAATACATGTAACGTTTGACGATGTAAAAGGATGTGATGAAGCTAAACAAGAATTAAAAGAGGTCGTGGAGTTTCTCAAAAATCctgaaaagttttcaaatttggGAGGAAAATTGCCAAAAGGCGTTTTATTAGTGGGACCTCCAGGTACCGGAAAAACATTGCTCGCACGAGCTGTTGCTGGCGAAGCAAATGTACCATTCTTCCATGCCGCCGGCCCAGAATTCGATGAGGTGCTGGTTGGTCAAGGCGCAAGGCGAGTACGCGACCTATTTA AAGCGGCAAAACAGCGGGCTCCTTGTGTGATCTTTATTGACGAAATCGATTCAGTAGGGGCGAAGCGAACGAATTCAGTTTTGCATCCGTATGCCAACCAGACAATTAATCAGTTGTTAGCTGAAATGGATGGCTTCCACCAGAATACAGGCGTAATAGTGCTGGGTGCTACAAATAGACGCGATGACCTAGATCAAGCATTGCTGCGTCCAGGCCGTTTTGACGTTGAA GTCGTTGTTTCCACGCCAGATTTTACTGGCCGAAAGGAGATACTTACACTGTATTTGGCGAAAATCCTTCATGATGAAATCGACTTGGATATGTTGGCCAGAGGTACATCCGGTTTCACGGGTGCAGATTTGGAGAATATGATCAACCAAGCAGCTTTAAG GGCCGCTATTGATGGCGCTGAAACCGTAACAATGAAACATTTAGAAAGTGCACGAGATAAAGTTCTTATGGGACCCGAAAGAAAAGCTCGACTGCCAGACGAAGAGGCAAATCTCATTACAGCTTACCACGAAGGTGGCCACGCTATTGTTGCTTATTATACTAAG GAGTCCCATCCGTTACATAAAGTTACAATTATGCCACGAGGTCCTTCACTCGGTCACACAGCGTATATACCTGAAAAGGAACGCTATCACGTGACTAAAGCTCAACTATTAGCCATGATGGACACTATGATGGGCGGACGCGCAGCGGAGGAGTTGATATTTGGTACAGAGAAAATCACATCGGGCGCGAGTAGTGACTTAAAACAAGCTACTTCTATAGCTACACATATGGTTAAGGACTGGGGTATGTCGGAGAAAGTGGGCCTTCGTACATTCGACAGCGCGAAAGGACTTATTGCGGCAGAATCGCTGGGTCCTAATACAGTGGAAATAGTTGACTTGGAGATAAAGCGAATTTTAAATGAAAGCTACGAACGCGCTaaagcaatattaaaaaaacacaccAGAGAGCATAAAGCGCTAGCGGAGGCATTGCTGAAGTACGAAACTCTCGACGCAGAAGATATAAAGGCTATAATGAACGATTCGCATTAG